In candidate division KSB1 bacterium, the following proteins share a genomic window:
- a CDS encoding UDP-glucose/GDP-mannose dehydrogenase family protein has product MRLTVVGTGYVGLVTGACLADTGHHVTCVDIDQSKIAMLGRGEIPIYEPGLEEIVNRNVEKLRLEFTTQLAGAVPDAEIVMIAVGTPSADDGSADLSYVLAAAREIGQSMNGYKIIVNKSTVPVGTGDLVRAEIAKHTKHEFDVVSNPEFLKEGDAINDFMKPDRIVLGVSSKRAEEIMTRLYAPFQRTGYRIIVMDVRSAEMTKYAANALLATKITFMNEVANLCEEVGADVTSVRYGIGSDKRIGTHFLFPGVGYGGSCFPKDVLALIKMGKENARPLQILEAVHRTNDKQRIRIAEMVVRKFGENLAGHTFALWGLSFKPRTDDMREAPSIYTVRELLQRGAKVRAYDPAAMVEARKVLGNSVEYAHDCYHCLSGASALLIVTEWQEFRDPDFAQIKKSLKQPLIFDGRNLFEPDDMRALGIEYHSIGRR; this is encoded by the coding sequence ATGCGTCTCACGGTTGTTGGAACCGGTTACGTCGGCCTGGTCACGGGAGCCTGCCTCGCTGATACCGGACATCATGTCACCTGCGTTGACATCGACCAAAGCAAAATCGCCATGCTCGGGCGCGGCGAGATTCCCATCTACGAACCCGGACTCGAAGAAATTGTCAACCGCAACGTCGAGAAGTTGCGGCTGGAATTCACCACCCAGCTCGCCGGCGCGGTCCCCGACGCGGAGATCGTGATGATCGCCGTCGGCACTCCCTCGGCTGACGATGGGTCCGCCGATCTGTCCTATGTGCTGGCGGCGGCACGCGAAATCGGCCAGAGCATGAATGGCTACAAAATCATCGTCAACAAGTCCACCGTCCCGGTCGGAACGGGCGATCTCGTCCGCGCGGAGATCGCGAAACACACGAAACACGAGTTCGATGTCGTCTCCAATCCTGAGTTCCTCAAGGAAGGCGATGCCATCAATGACTTCATGAAACCCGATCGCATCGTGCTCGGCGTCAGCAGCAAACGCGCCGAGGAAATCATGACGCGACTCTACGCGCCGTTCCAGCGCACCGGCTACCGCATCATCGTCATGGACGTGCGCTCGGCGGAAATGACCAAGTACGCCGCGAATGCCCTGCTGGCAACGAAGATCACCTTCATGAACGAGGTCGCCAACCTCTGCGAGGAGGTCGGCGCCGACGTGACGTCCGTGCGCTACGGTATCGGCTCCGACAAGCGCATCGGCACGCACTTCTTGTTCCCCGGGGTGGGCTATGGTGGCTCCTGCTTTCCGAAAGATGTGCTGGCGCTGATCAAAATGGGAAAGGAGAATGCCCGGCCACTGCAAATTCTGGAAGCGGTGCACCGCACCAATGACAAGCAGCGCATACGCATTGCCGAAATGGTCGTCAGGAAGTTCGGCGAAAATCTTGCGGGTCACACGTTTGCCCTCTGGGGTCTATCGTTCAAACCGCGCACCGATGACATGCGCGAAGCCCCCTCAATCTACACCGTGCGTGAACTGCTGCAACGCGGCGCAAAAGTGCGAGCTTACGACCCGGCGGCCATGGTGGAGGCCCGGAAAGTCCTCGGCAATTCCGTGGAGTATGCCCACGATTGCTACCACTGCCTGTCCGGTGCCAGCGCTCTGCTGATCGTCACCGAGTGGCAGGAGTTCCGCGACCCGGATTTCGCGCAGATCAAAAAATCGCTCAAGCAACCGCTCATCTTCGACGGACGAAACCTGTTCGAACCCGATGACATGCGCGCACTCGGGATTGAATATCATTCCATCGGTCGCCGCTAA
- a CDS encoding SIS domain-containing protein, translating to MMASKRDHILNYLGDLRRVLDELPLDAVEAVLDVFERAYAADKTVFICGNGGSHATASHWVCDFSKGCNAPAKRRLRMICLGDNLPMLTAYANDVNYDAVFAEPLRTYARPGDVVVLLTASGNSPNVLAAATAAREIGAITVGLIGFGGGKLAELVDHQITVSSREYGPVEDLHMILDHIISLYMRRVISN from the coding sequence ATGATGGCTTCAAAACGCGACCATATTCTGAACTACCTCGGTGATCTCCGGCGCGTGCTCGATGAGCTTCCGCTCGACGCGGTCGAGGCTGTGCTCGATGTCTTCGAACGCGCCTACGCCGCGGACAAGACCGTCTTTATCTGTGGCAACGGCGGATCCCACGCCACCGCCAGTCATTGGGTCTGCGACTTCTCCAAAGGCTGCAATGCGCCCGCCAAACGCCGCCTGCGCATGATTTGCCTCGGCGACAACCTGCCGATGCTCACGGCGTACGCCAACGACGTAAACTACGATGCGGTCTTCGCCGAACCCCTGCGTACCTATGCGCGACCGGGAGATGTCGTCGTCCTGCTCACGGCCTCGGGCAATTCACCCAATGTACTCGCGGCGGCCACCGCGGCGCGCGAGATCGGCGCGATTACCGTCGGCCTGATCGGATTCGGCGGCGGGAAGCTCGCCGAACTGGTTGACCACCAAATCACGGTCAGCTCGCGTGAATACGGCCCGGTCGAGGACTTGCACATGATTCTCGATCACATCATCAGTCTGTATATGCGACGAGTGATTTCGAACTGA